The sequence below is a genomic window from Pseudomonas cannabina.
GCGGCTTGCCCCACCAGATCGGCGCCAAGGCGAATGGCTTTGGCCGCATCAACGCCATTGCGAATGCCGCCCGACGCGATCAGCGTGATATCGGGCAGAGCTTTGCGCACATTGATCAGGCTGGTGGCGGTGGCAATGCCCCAGTCAGCGAAGGCCATCGCCACCTCACGGTCGGCAGCACTGGTGGCCCGCCCGGCTTCGACCGCTGCCCAACTGGTGCCGCCCTTGCCAGCCACATCAATGACCCGGACGCCGACACCAGCGAGTAACGACGCCACCTCGGCAGACAGCCCTGCCCCAACCTCCTTGACGATCACCGGCACGCCGACGCTCTCGACGGTACGGGCAATCGTGTTCAGTACACCCTGCCATTGCCGGTCGCCTTCAGCCTGCACGGCTTCTTGCAATGGGTTGAGGTGGATGATCAGCGCATCGGCCTGTAGCGCATCGACGGCGCGCCTCGCCAGATCCAGGCCGTCAGCTTCCAGCAATTGCGCAGCGCCGATATTGCTCAGCAAGGGCACGCCCGGTGCCAGACGCCGCAACTCGCGCGTCAGGCCCTGATCATTCGGGCTGCGCAAGCCCACACGCTGCGAACCGACGCCCATGGCCATCCCCAGTTCCTGCGCCGCGATGGCCAGATTGCGGTTGATCACTGTCGAGCGCTCGGCGCCGCCGGTCATCGAACTGATCAGCAGTGGCGCACGCAATGGCATGTGCAGCAAGGCGCTGCGCAAGTCGATGTCATCCAGGTTCAGTTCAGGCAACGCACAGTGCTCGAACTGCACGGCATCCAGTCCTGTCACTGCGCCCGAACCTGCGCCGCGCTGTTCGAGGACGATGTCCAGATGATCATCCTTGCGTCGACCAAGGTCGCTGTTATCCATTTCTGCTCCGTAATCCTCTGGATCATTTCTCCACAGGTGTGGTCTCTAGTCACTTGAGGCACTCAAGAACGGAGGTCGTTCCGTTGGTTTGCTGCGCAAGGATTGAACCTGAGACAAGACAGCCGAGCTGTCGAGCCCAAACAGCCAAGGTATGCAAATGACTAATGTGGAACTGGACGCCCCCCTCGACAGTGGCCTGGCAGAGCATCTGGCAAGTGTGCGTGAGCAGATCGAGAAACGCCTGAATGACTTGCTGCCGGCGGGCGGCAACGAACGTGACCTGGTGGCCATTGCCATGCGCGAGGGCACCTTGGCACCGGGCAAACGGGTGCGCCCGATGCTGCTGATGCTGGCGGCCGATGGTCTGGGGCATGACAGCAGTGCGGCCCTGGAGCTGGGTTGCGCGGTGGAAATGATCCACGCGGCGTCGCTGGTACTCGACGATATGCCCTGCATGGATGACGCCCGTCTGCGACGAGGGCTGCCTACCGTGCACCTTAAATTCGGTCAGGATGTTGCGATCCTCGCCGCGGTTGCCCTGTTGAGTCGGGCGTTTGGTGTCGTCGCCGGCATCAGCGAGGTGCCGCCTGCGGTGCGCACGCAATTGGTCGGTGTGCTGGCCAACGCTGTCGGTATGCAAGGCCTGGTGCGTGGTCAGTTTCAGGACCTGCACGACGGCCTGCACAGCCGCGATGCCGAGCAGATCGCCACGACCAATCGGCTCAAGACCGGCGTGCTGTTCAGCGCGATCATGGACATGGCGTCGCTGGTGAGCGGTGCCGACGAAGGCACGCGTGCCGGTTTGCAGGATTTCGCCACCGAACTGGGTCAGGCCTTCCAGCTGTATGACGATTTGCAGGACAAATCCGCCGACAATGCGAAGGATCAAGGCAAGGACGAGGGAAAATCAACGTTCGTGGCGCTGTATGGCGAGCAGAAAGTCACCGAGCAGTTGCGCGCACACCTGAAAAAAGCCGATGGGCACCTCATGCGGCTTACGGCAGTGAACAGATTATCGGCGGTTACCTGCGGCTGATCTTCCAGAAGGCCGCAACAGTGCGTTGAGCCGATGCACAGTTGATGCTCATACGCCGACCATCAGCCGGTTGCGCCCCTGTTTCTTGCCCAGATAAAGCAGCGCATCTGCACGGCTGAGGGCAATCTCGAAACTCTCTTCGCGCTGAATGGCAACCATCGACAGCGTCGCCGTGACTTTCATGACCTGCGCCCGGCTCCAGCCTGATTCGTTGCCAATGCGGGTCCAGATCCGGTCGGCCACCCGTTGTGCATCTTCCTGCGTGGTATCGGGCATCAGCACCAGAAACTCCTCGCCACCCCAGCGTGCCGCCATATCGCTGCTGCGCACGCTGCTGACAATGATGTCTGCCACACGCTGCAGCACTACATCGCCGGTATCGTGGCCGTGCTGGTCATTGATCAGTTTGAAATGATCGATATCCAGCAGGATGAGCGATGCCGACAGCCCCTGGCGCCGCGCCTGCAACTGCCGCACCCGATCCAGAACCCTGCGCCGGGTGAACAGGTTGGTCAGGCTGTCACGATTGGCCAGATGAAACAGGCTGAGCTGGATAGACGACGTGAACCGCACGGAAAGCGCAGTGGCGTAGATCGCCAGCGTGGTCGCGGTGAACACGTTGATGACCCCGAACACATCCAGCATCGTGCTGCTCAGGCCGGAGTTGTGGCCCATGTGCCGGCGGAAAGCGAAGCAGGCCACCACCGCCAGCAGGATCGCCACGCTGAACACAACACGCTTGATCGTTACCAGCTGGAAGGTGAACGCGATGATCGGGATGACGCAGAACATATAAAAACTGAAATTGCTTTCCCAGCCCAGCACGCAGGTGGCCAGTACCGCATGGGCGATGATTTCCAGGCTCATCAGTTGCCCGGTCTGCCGGTAACGCTCTCCTCTGATCAGGTAGATGCAGTTGATGTAAATCAGGGTGCTGACGATGTTGGCCAGCCACAGAATTTCGACATGCAGGGCGAGAAACACCAGCAGAAATACACAATGAATGCCGAGGGCGACGTAAACGATAGGCGTGATGTGTTTCCAGAACTGGGCGGCCGTGTCCTTGTAAAGCTGGGATCGGTCTTCTGCCAGGAGGGTCATCATCACGTTTTCTCGAAAGTGCGGGCTGGGTATGACCATGAACACAGGACTGAATTCATCGACTGTATCGGCAAAACACCATAATGCTTGACACATTGTCTAACAATTTAACAAACCGTTATGTATCTGTCGTTTATGTGTCAACCCGACACGAGGCTGCTTTAATGCGCAGTGATCACCGGCCCGTGCATTTACGTGCGGCCTGTACGACTCAGAGGATGCATGCCGATGGAACGTCTCACCGCGAAAGACTTTGCCCCTGAACTGCTTGAGCTCTACGACTATTACGCCCATGGCAAGATCAACCGGCGTGAATTCCTCGACCGTGCCGCGCTGTTCACCCTGGGCGGGCTGACCGCCAGCGCGTTGCTTGCTTCGTTGAGCCCCAACTATGCACTGGCCACCCAGATCGAGTTTACCGATCCGGATATCATCGCCGAGTATGTGAATTACCCGTCCCCCAAGGGCCCTGGTCAGGTGCGCGGTTATCTGGTGCGCCCGGCGAAAGCCACCGGCAAGGTGGCTGCTGTGGTTGTCGCGCACGAGAATCGCGGCTTGAACCCGTACATCGAAGACGTGGCCCGGCGCGTGGCGAAAGCCGGGTTCATCGCGCTGGCACCCGACGGTCTTTCATCGGTCGGTGGCTATCCGGGCAATGACGACAAGGGCCGCGAGCTTCAGCAGAAGGTCGACCCGGAAAAACTCATGAACGACTTCTTCGCGGCCGTCGAGTGGCTGATGAAGCATGACGCAACCACCGGCAAGGTAGGGATCACCGGCTTCTGCTATGGCGGCGGCGTGGCTAACGCTGCGGCCGTTGCGTACCCCGAGCTGGGCGCGGCGGTCTCGTTCTACGGGCGTCAGCCTGACGCCAAAGACGTGGCGAAGATCAAGGCTCCGGTGATGATTCACTACGGCGAACTGGACACCCGCATCAATGAAGGCTGGCCTGCGTACGAGAAGGCATTGAAAGCAGCGGGTACGACCTACGAAACCTATATCTATCCGGGCGCCAACCACGGCTTCCACAACGACTCGACCCCGCGTTACGACGAAGCCGCCGCCAAACTGGCCTGGGAGCGCACAATGGGGTGGTTCAACAAGTATCTGGTGTGAGGGTTGATTTTGAAGGATGAGTGCTGATTAGTGAATTTCTTGCAAAAAGGCATTCATTTTTCCCTACCTTATCGGCCAAGGTGGTTAACGCTAACATCGCCCGTGATGTCGGTTCGATCCGGATTGTCAGGCCACAGGCTGATCGACCATCACTCAAGCGTCCGCCTTGAACTATCGGTACGCCGTCGCTCCGCTCATCCACATTGACCACATGCTCGGCTATTCGGATCCAGTGCACTGGCGGAGCATTTTCACCCCTGACAACCGGCAAACTGGCGCATGTGATTTCAAATCAAAAGAAGGAACTTGCCATGCTCAAGCACATGATAAAAGTGGCGCTCTGCGCAGCAGCACTGACTGCCGGAGTCGCATGTGCTGCAGGCGATGCGCCCATTGATCCGGGAGCGAAGCAGCACATCACACGAGTGGGCAGTCAGGCATCCATCGCGGGGCCGGCCGCTTATTTCACCGGTCAGGTGCGAATCGACATGGTCTGGCCCGCTGATGGTGGATTGAACACATCCGGGGCGCTGGTGACTTTCGAGCCAGGCGCACGCTCAGCGTGGCATACCCACCCCGCCGGGCAGCGGCTCGTGGTGTACTCCGGGGTCGGCCTGACTCAGGAGTGGGGCAAGCCTGTTCAGGAAATCCGCCCGGGAGATGTCGTGTATTGCCCTCCTGGCGTCAAACACTGGCACGGCGCAGCGCCCAAAACAGCGATGACTCATCTGGCGGTCACGGCGACGCAGGCTGACGGAGCCAACGTCAACTGGATGGAGAAAGTCAGTGATGATCAATACAGCGGGCGCTAAAAGCCCGATTCTTGCCCCACTGCTCGCAGCCCTCCTCAGCCTGGGCTCGGTCCTCTATCTGCCCGCAGCCGCCGCACAGGAATCCACCGACATGAACAACGCGCACGTATCCTCCACGGCACTGACAGCGCAACAGCGAGCGATCGTACCGGTCGCTGCGCTTGCCGCCGAAGGCAACATTACCAGGCTCAACAGTGCGTTGGAGCAGGCGCTCGACGCCGGAGTAACGGTGAATGAAGCCAAAGAAATTCTGGTACAGGTTTACGCCTACGCAGGTTTTCCAAGAAGCCTTAACGCGCTTGCCGAGTTAATGAAAGTCACCGAGGCACGAAAGTCACGCGGTCTGCACGATGAGCCAGGCCGCGAGCCGAGCAAGCCTGCTCCGAAAGGTACCGAGTTGCTGAATGCCGGAACGGCAAATCAGACCAGGCTGGTGGGTGCCCCTGTAAAGGGCCCGCTGTTCGAGTTCGCGCCCGCAGTCGATGAATACCTGAAGACGCATCTTTTCGGCGATATCTTCGAACGCGATAACGTCACCTGGCAGGTCCGTGAGTTGGCCACCGTGTCGATGCTGTCTGCCATTCCAGGCGCAGAGGCACAGTTGCAATCTCATATGCGCATCAGCATGAACGTGGGATTGACCGAAGGTCAATTGCGAGAACTTGCCCACACCTTGCACGAGCACGTCGACCCGCAGAACGCTGAACGTGCAAACGAGGCACTCACTGCTGCGCTGAGCGCGAACGCCAAAGCGTAAGGTGGCGGCTTGATCCGTTGAAAGGTGCGATGCGGTGCACTGACGTCGAGCACCGCATTCATTGGCGCGGGTGGCACGAGACGTGTTGAAAACACCTAACGTACCGATGCTCCGCCTGAACGCTCTGAGCCGTATTACAGCGCCCTCACCCGTTCCAGCAGCACTTGCAACGGATGCTGCACGACCTTGCCATCCTGGCGTTTGACCTGACTGCGGCATGAGTAGCCGTCGGCGAGCAGTCGGCCTTCGTCGCCATGGCTCGCCACCAGCGGTTGCCAGGACTGGCTGTAGATGATGTCGCTGGTTTTCGCGTTTCGGGTCTCGTGCCCGTAGGTGCCTGACATACCGCAGCAGCCGCTGGCCAGCACTTCCAGTTTGAGGCCGGCGCGGGCGAAGGCTTTCTGCCAGAGGCCGACGCTGCCCGGCTCGTTGGTTTTTTCGGTGCAGTGCGGCAAGAAGTAATACGTTTCCTCCGCCACCGCGTCACGCTGCGCCTCAGGCGCGGTCGCCAGCCATTCCTGCGGCAGCAGGACGGTCGGCACGTTTTCCTCGCCCAGCGTCTTACTGTACTCCTGGCGATAAACCAGAGTCATGGCCGGGTCGAGCCCGATCAGCGGAATGCCGTGCCCGGCCAGCTTGCCCAGCGACTGGCTGTTGAAGCTGGCGGCTTTTTCAAACGCGGCCAGAAAGCCCTGCACCTGCAATGGTTTGCCATTGGGGGCAAACGGCGCGAGGTAGACCTGATAGCCCAGGCGCGAAATCAGTTCCAGCCAGTCTGCGGCCAGCGGCGTTTCGAAATAGCGGGTAAACGCGTCCTGCACCAGCACCACCGTGCGCTTGCGCTCCTGCCCGGTCAGCGCGGCCAACCGCTGTGGCGTGGCAATGCCCACATTCCAGCGCGCGCAGGCAGCACGAAAGTCCGTCAGGCTCAGCAACGGGCTGTCGACCATTCCGGCCACGTGCTCAAGCAGGTAACGCACCGGTTTGGCGACCATGACCGCGTTGTACAACCTGGGAAAGCGCGCCAGATGCGGAATGCTGAATTCCAGCGAGCCGATCAGGTAATCCTTGAACGGACGCAGGTAGCGGCTGTGGTACAGCTCCAGAAAACGCGACCTGAACTCGGGCACGTTGACCTTGACCGGGCACTGCCCGGCGCAGGACTTGCAGGCCAGGCAACCGGCCATGGCGTCGTAGACTTCGTGAGAGAAATCCTTCTGCCCAGCCACTCTGGCCACGCTGTTGACGGTTCGCTCGGCCAGGCTTTTCAGCACATTGGCCGTGCGCGCCCTGGCGCTGGCGGTCAGCACATCGACATTCTGCTCGCCTTGCAGACGCAGCCATTCACGCACCAGCGACGCCCGCCCCTTGGGAGAGTGAACACGGTCGCGGGTGGCTTTCCACGATGGGCACATGGCGTCGTCGCTGTCGTAGTTGTAACAGGCACCATTGCCGTTGCAGTGCAGCGCACTGTCGTAACTCTTCCAGACCCGCTCGTCGATCGTGCGATCCAGATCGCCACGCAGCGTCACTTCATCCACCAGAGTCAGACGCGCCTCGGGCACGCTCGCCGGTGTGGCGATCTTGCCGGGGTTGAGCTGGTTGAACGGGTCGCAGGCAGCCTTGAGCGCCTGCAAGGCCGGATACAGTTCGCCGAAATACTCGGGCACGTATTGCGAACGCAGGCCTTTGCCGTGCTCGCCCCACAGCAAGCCGCCATAGCGCTTGGTCAGCGCCGCGACGGCGTCGGAAATTGGCCGAATCAGCGCTGCCTGCGCCGGGTCTTTCATGTCCAGAATCGGTCGCACATGCAACACGCCCGCGTCCACGTGGCCGAACATGCCGTATTGCAGGCCGTAGCTGTCCAGCAGCGCACGGAACTCCTGAATATAGTCAGCGAGATTTTCCGGGGGGACTGCGGTGTCTTCCACAAATGGCTGCGGCCGCGCTTCGCCTTGTACGTTACCGAGCAACCCTACCGAGCGCTTGCGCATGGCGTAGACCCGATTCACCGCCGCGCTGCCGATTGCCAGCGTGTGACCCAGGCGCACCACCGACGTGTCTGCCTGCAAGTGGCTGACGAAAGCATGCACGCGCTGCTCCACGTCGCTCAACTCATCGCTGCTGAACTCGATCAGGTTGATGCCCAGCGTCGGTGTCGCCGGGTCCTGCGGAAAGTACTCGGCCACGCCATGCCAGACGATGTCCTGCATCGCCAGCATCAGCACTTTGGAATCCACGGTTTCAATCGACAGCGGCTTGTGCGCCATTAAAGCCTTGGCGTCACGCAAGGCATCCATGAAGCCGGCGTAACGCACGTTGACCAGAATCGAGTGCTTGGGAATCGGCAGCACGTTGAGCCGGGCTTCGACAATAAAACCCAGCGAGCCTTCGGAGCCGCACAGCACGCTGTTCAGGTTGAAGCGCCCGTCTTCCTCGCGCAGGTGCGCCAGATCGTAACCGGTCAGGCAGCGATTCAGTGGCGGAAACACGTCCTTGATCAGCTGCGCCTGGGTGTCGGCAATCTGCTGTGCGCAGCGGTACACATCGCCAGCCCGATCAACACGCGCCTGCTCACTGGCCAGTTGCACCGGGCCCATCGCCTGGCTGTGGACGTAAGAGCCACCGAGCAACACGGTCGACAGTTCCAGCACATGGTCGCGGGTCTTGCCGTAGGTGCAACTGCCCTGCCCGCTGGCGTCGGTATTGATCATACCGCCGACCGTGGCGCGGTTGGAGGTTGATAACTCCGGCGCGAAAAACAGCCCGTGCGGCTTCAAGGCTGCGTTGAGCTGGTCCTTGACCACGCCAGTCTGCACCCGCACCCAACGCTCCTCGACGTTGATTTCAAGGATGTTATTCATGTGCCGCGACAGATCGACCACCACGCCATCGGTCAGCGACTGCCCGTTAGTG
It includes:
- a CDS encoding polyprenyl synthetase family protein, which codes for MTNVELDAPLDSGLAEHLASVREQIEKRLNDLLPAGGNERDLVAIAMREGTLAPGKRVRPMLLMLAADGLGHDSSAALELGCAVEMIHAASLVLDDMPCMDDARLRRGLPTVHLKFGQDVAILAAVALLSRAFGVVAGISEVPPAVRTQLVGVLANAVGMQGLVRGQFQDLHDGLHSRDAEQIATTNRLKTGVLFSAIMDMASLVSGADEGTRAGLQDFATELGQAFQLYDDLQDKSADNAKDQGKDEGKSTFVALYGEQKVTEQLRAHLKKADGHLMRLTAVNRLSAVTCG
- a CDS encoding GGDEF domain-containing protein, with amino-acid sequence MVIPSPHFRENVMMTLLAEDRSQLYKDTAAQFWKHITPIVYVALGIHCVFLLVFLALHVEILWLANIVSTLIYINCIYLIRGERYRQTGQLMSLEIIAHAVLATCVLGWESNFSFYMFCVIPIIAFTFQLVTIKRVVFSVAILLAVVACFAFRRHMGHNSGLSSTMLDVFGVINVFTATTLAIYATALSVRFTSSIQLSLFHLANRDSLTNLFTRRRVLDRVRQLQARRQGLSASLILLDIDHFKLINDQHGHDTGDVVLQRVADIIVSSVRSSDMAARWGGEEFLVLMPDTTQEDAQRVADRIWTRIGNESGWSRAQVMKVTATLSMVAIQREESFEIALSRADALLYLGKKQGRNRLMVGV
- a CDS encoding (R)-mandelonitrile lyase, with the protein product MLKHMIKVALCAAALTAGVACAAGDAPIDPGAKQHITRVGSQASIAGPAAYFTGQVRIDMVWPADGGLNTSGALVTFEPGARSAWHTHPAGQRLVVYSGVGLTQEWGKPVQEIRPGDVVYCPPGVKHWHGAAPKTAMTHLAVTATQADGANVNWMEKVSDDQYSGR
- the yghX gene encoding YghX family hydrolase, encoding MERLTAKDFAPELLELYDYYAHGKINRREFLDRAALFTLGGLTASALLASLSPNYALATQIEFTDPDIIAEYVNYPSPKGPGQVRGYLVRPAKATGKVAAVVVAHENRGLNPYIEDVARRVAKAGFIALAPDGLSSVGGYPGNDDKGRELQQKVDPEKLMNDFFAAVEWLMKHDATTGKVGITGFCYGGGVANAAAVAYPELGAAVSFYGRQPDAKDVAKIKAPVMIHYGELDTRINEGWPAYEKALKAAGTTYETYIYPGANHGFHNDSTPRYDEAAAKLAWERTMGWFNKYLV
- a CDS encoding carboxymuconolactone decarboxylase family protein, which encodes MINTAGAKSPILAPLLAALLSLGSVLYLPAAAAQESTDMNNAHVSSTALTAQQRAIVPVAALAAEGNITRLNSALEQALDAGVTVNEAKEILVQVYAYAGFPRSLNALAELMKVTEARKSRGLHDEPGREPSKPAPKGTELLNAGTANQTRLVGAPVKGPLFEFAPAVDEYLKTHLFGDIFERDNVTWQVRELATVSMLSAIPGAEAQLQSHMRISMNVGLTEGQLRELAHTLHEHVDPQNAERANEALTAALSANAKA
- the ydiJ gene encoding D-2-hydroxyglutarate dehydrogenase YdiJ; translated protein: MIALLKPTSEQIGHYDRFLDALVEGGFRGEIARDHSSRTVMATDNSIYQRLPQAAVFPMDSHDVAIVARLAARPEHRQVVLTPRGGGTGTNGQSLTDGVVVDLSRHMNNILEINVEERWVRVQTGVVKDQLNAALKPHGLFFAPELSTSNRATVGGMINTDASGQGSCTYGKTRDHVLELSTVLLGGSYVHSQAMGPVQLASEQARVDRAGDVYRCAQQIADTQAQLIKDVFPPLNRCLTGYDLAHLREEDGRFNLNSVLCGSEGSLGFIVEARLNVLPIPKHSILVNVRYAGFMDALRDAKALMAHKPLSIETVDSKVLMLAMQDIVWHGVAEYFPQDPATPTLGINLIEFSSDELSDVEQRVHAFVSHLQADTSVVRLGHTLAIGSAAVNRVYAMRKRSVGLLGNVQGEARPQPFVEDTAVPPENLADYIQEFRALLDSYGLQYGMFGHVDAGVLHVRPILDMKDPAQAALIRPISDAVAALTKRYGGLLWGEHGKGLRSQYVPEYFGELYPALQALKAACDPFNQLNPGKIATPASVPEARLTLVDEVTLRGDLDRTIDERVWKSYDSALHCNGNGACYNYDSDDAMCPSWKATRDRVHSPKGRASLVREWLRLQGEQNVDVLTASARARTANVLKSLAERTVNSVARVAGQKDFSHEVYDAMAGCLACKSCAGQCPVKVNVPEFRSRFLELYHSRYLRPFKDYLIGSLEFSIPHLARFPRLYNAVMVAKPVRYLLEHVAGMVDSPLLSLTDFRAACARWNVGIATPQRLAALTGQERKRTVVLVQDAFTRYFETPLAADWLELISRLGYQVYLAPFAPNGKPLQVQGFLAAFEKAASFNSQSLGKLAGHGIPLIGLDPAMTLVYRQEYSKTLGEENVPTVLLPQEWLATAPEAQRDAVAEETYYFLPHCTEKTNEPGSVGLWQKAFARAGLKLEVLASGCCGMSGTYGHETRNAKTSDIIYSQSWQPLVASHGDEGRLLADGYSCRSQVKRQDGKVVQHPLQVLLERVRAL
- the fni gene encoding type 2 isopentenyl-diphosphate Delta-isomerase — protein: MDNSDLGRRKDDHLDIVLEQRGAGSGAVTGLDAVQFEHCALPELNLDDIDLRSALLHMPLRAPLLISSMTGGAERSTVINRNLAIAAQELGMAMGVGSQRVGLRSPNDQGLTRELRRLAPGVPLLSNIGAAQLLEADGLDLARRAVDALQADALIIHLNPLQEAVQAEGDRQWQGVLNTIARTVESVGVPVIVKEVGAGLSAEVASLLAGVGVRVIDVAGKGGTSWAAVEAGRATSAADREVAMAFADWGIATATSLINVRKALPDITLIASGGIRNGVDAAKAIRLGADLVGQAAGVLNEAMLSSSAVIEHFEIIIRQLRIACFCTASADLAALRKARLSLPLAINGSPP